Proteins from one Panicum virgatum strain AP13 chromosome 7K, P.virgatum_v5, whole genome shotgun sequence genomic window:
- the LOC120642120 gene encoding HBS1-like protein isoform X2, translating to MWQCSICTHENDTGNLSCELCGVLRDLSLYFNNTSEAEAGAKRRNKYSGVSVLARSLFTTSNTKSKAIIFSDGSQENTNATENKQATMDALHKTYMPSKKRHSNIVPFKFDTPSPDDMVTTGLKSSINLRKEVQIKDSVDATGKKLMDSGILQTEKDTSMDPSTSAGVDKLGGTSSSVLSSNQHVTPILDHELQHLSLESKPKSSKPKIKKPASISEYKPEPWMLQSDDQEIRRQINLAVVGHVDSGKSTLCGRLLHALGLISKKQMHKYEKEAKEKGKGSFAYAWAMDEGPDERERGITMTVAVKYFDTEKYHVVLLDSPGHKDFVPNMISGATQADAAVLVVDASIGSFEAGMGVNGIGQTKEHSQLIRSFGVENLIVAVNKMDMVEYSKDRFNFVKSQLGIFLRSCGFKDSSITWVPLSAMANENLMTTASDSRLLSWYNGNCLLKSIDSLPPPQRDVSRPLRLPICDVIASITLGQMAFCGKVEAGGIRTGSKVLVMPSGDLATVKTIERDSSSCNLARAGDNIAVGLQGMDPSHLVSGGVICHPDFPVHVASRLELKILVLEITTPILVGLQFELHIHHARVSASLVKILSLLDQKTGKASKKMPRLLTTRQAAVVEVKLDKEVCVEEFSALKALGRVFLRSRGNTVAVGIVTRILDEA from the exons ATGTGGCAATGCTCAATTTGCACTCATGAAAATGATACGGGTAATTTATCCTGTGAGCTATGCGGTGTACTTCGTGATCTGTCGCTGTATTTCAATAATACCAGTGAAGCTGAAGCTGGAG CTAAGCGCAGAAACAAATATTCTGGAGTATCTGTACTGGCAAGATCTCTTTTTACAACATCTAATACAAAGTCAAAGGCTATTATTTTCTCTGATGGCTCCCAAGAGAATACAAATGCAACAGAGAATAAGCAAGCTACCATGGATGCTCTGCATAAGACATACATGCCCAGCAAAAAGCGCCACAGTAACATAG TGCCCTTCAAGTTTGATACGCCATCTCCTGATGACATGGTTACTACAGGCTTAAAATCATCAATAAATCTTAGAAAAG AGGTTCAAATAAAAGATTCAGTTGATGCCACCGGAAAGAAGTTAATGGATAGTGGTATTCTTCAAACTGAAAAGGATACAAGTATGGATCCAAGTACATCAGCTGGGGTGGATAAACTTGGCGGAACTAGTAGCAGTGTTCTTTCCAGTAATCAACATGTAACTCCTATTTTGGACCATGAGCTACAGCATTTGAGTTTGGAGAGCAAGCCGAAGAGCAGTAAACCCAAGATTAAGAAACCAGCTTCTATTTCAGAGTACAAGCCAGAACCATGGATGCTCCAGAGTGACGATCAAGAAATACgtagacaaataaatcttgccGTT GTTGGTCATGTTGATTCTGGGAAATCAACTTTATGCGGTCGATTACTACATGCTCTGGGATTGATTTCAAAAAAGCAAATGCATAAATATGAGAAAGAAGCTAAAGAAAAG GGGAAAGGATCATTTGCATATGCTTGGGCCATGGATGAGGGCCCTGATGAGAGGGAGCGTGGAATTACAATGACTGTGGCTGTGAAATACTTTGACACTGAAAAATACCATGTAGTTTTGCTCGACTCCCCTGGTCATAAAGATTTTGTTCCTAATATGATATCTGGTGCTACACAAGCTGATGCAGCTGTCCTAGTTGTTGATGCATCCATAGGCTCATTTGAAGCAGGCATGGGTGTTAATGGGATTGGTCAGACAAAGGAGCACTCACAACTTATTAGGAGCTTTGGTGTTGAGAACTTGATAGTTGCTGTTAATAAGATGGATATGGTGGAATATTCGAAAGACCGGTTTAATTTTGTTAAATCGCAACTTGGAATCTTTCTTCGATCATGTGGGTTCAAAGACTCTTCAATCACCTGGGTTCCTTTGAGTGCAATGGCGAACGAAAACTTAATGACCACTGCCTCAGATTCTCGTCTTTTGTCATG GTACAATGGAAATTGTCTGCTAAAATCCATTGACTCATTGCCTCCTCCTCAACGTGATGTTTCAAGGCCACTACGCCTTCCAATCTGTGATGTTATTGCATCTATCACACTGGGACAGATGGCATTTTGTGGTAAAGTTGAGGCTGGGGGAATCCGAACTGGTTCTAAG GTTCTTGTCATGCCATCCGGAGACTTGGCTACAGTTAAAACCATCGAGCGGGATTCCTCTAGTTGCAACTTGGCAAGAGCCGGGGACAACATTGCTGTTGGTCTGCAAGGGATGGACCCTAGTCACCTAGTGTCAGGTGGAGTTATATGCCATCCAGATTTCCCCGTGCACGTTGCTTCTCGCTTGGAGCTGAAAATTTTGGTTCTAGAAATCACCACACCAATACTGGTTGGCCTGCAG TTTGAACTGCACATACATCATGCGAGGGTGTCTGCAAGCTTGGTTAAAATACTGTCGTTGTTGGACCAGAAGACCGGCAAGGCCTCAAAGAAAATGCCACGCTTGCTCACCACGAGGCAGGCTGCTGTAGTTGAA GTAAAGCTGGACAAGGAAGTCTGCGTGGAAGAGTTCTCAGCTCTGAAGGCCCTTGGTCGAGTGTTCCTGCGGTCTCGCGGCAACACCGTTGCAGTGGGCATTGTGACCCGAATTCTGGACGAGGCTTAA
- the LOC120642120 gene encoding HBS1-like protein isoform X1 — MFVPMLDNRSDLEKPFTDPGMWQCSICTHENDTGNLSCELCGVLRDLSLYFNNTSEAEAGAKRRNKYSGVSVLARSLFTTSNTKSKAIIFSDGSQENTNATENKQATMDALHKTYMPSKKRHSNIVPFKFDTPSPDDMVTTGLKSSINLRKEVQIKDSVDATGKKLMDSGILQTEKDTSMDPSTSAGVDKLGGTSSSVLSSNQHVTPILDHELQHLSLESKPKSSKPKIKKPASISEYKPEPWMLQSDDQEIRRQINLAVVGHVDSGKSTLCGRLLHALGLISKKQMHKYEKEAKEKGKGSFAYAWAMDEGPDERERGITMTVAVKYFDTEKYHVVLLDSPGHKDFVPNMISGATQADAAVLVVDASIGSFEAGMGVNGIGQTKEHSQLIRSFGVENLIVAVNKMDMVEYSKDRFNFVKSQLGIFLRSCGFKDSSITWVPLSAMANENLMTTASDSRLLSWYNGNCLLKSIDSLPPPQRDVSRPLRLPICDVIASITLGQMAFCGKVEAGGIRTGSKVLVMPSGDLATVKTIERDSSSCNLARAGDNIAVGLQGMDPSHLVSGGVICHPDFPVHVASRLELKILVLEITTPILVGLQFELHIHHARVSASLVKILSLLDQKTGKASKKMPRLLTTRQAAVVEVKLDKEVCVEEFSALKALGRVFLRSRGNTVAVGIVTRILDEA, encoded by the exons ATG TTTGTTCCCATGTTAGATAACAGGTCTGATCTTGAGAAGCCCTTTACAGATCCTGGGATGTGGCAATGCTCAATTTGCACTCATGAAAATGATACGGGTAATTTATCCTGTGAGCTATGCGGTGTACTTCGTGATCTGTCGCTGTATTTCAATAATACCAGTGAAGCTGAAGCTGGAG CTAAGCGCAGAAACAAATATTCTGGAGTATCTGTACTGGCAAGATCTCTTTTTACAACATCTAATACAAAGTCAAAGGCTATTATTTTCTCTGATGGCTCCCAAGAGAATACAAATGCAACAGAGAATAAGCAAGCTACCATGGATGCTCTGCATAAGACATACATGCCCAGCAAAAAGCGCCACAGTAACATAG TGCCCTTCAAGTTTGATACGCCATCTCCTGATGACATGGTTACTACAGGCTTAAAATCATCAATAAATCTTAGAAAAG AGGTTCAAATAAAAGATTCAGTTGATGCCACCGGAAAGAAGTTAATGGATAGTGGTATTCTTCAAACTGAAAAGGATACAAGTATGGATCCAAGTACATCAGCTGGGGTGGATAAACTTGGCGGAACTAGTAGCAGTGTTCTTTCCAGTAATCAACATGTAACTCCTATTTTGGACCATGAGCTACAGCATTTGAGTTTGGAGAGCAAGCCGAAGAGCAGTAAACCCAAGATTAAGAAACCAGCTTCTATTTCAGAGTACAAGCCAGAACCATGGATGCTCCAGAGTGACGATCAAGAAATACgtagacaaataaatcttgccGTT GTTGGTCATGTTGATTCTGGGAAATCAACTTTATGCGGTCGATTACTACATGCTCTGGGATTGATTTCAAAAAAGCAAATGCATAAATATGAGAAAGAAGCTAAAGAAAAG GGGAAAGGATCATTTGCATATGCTTGGGCCATGGATGAGGGCCCTGATGAGAGGGAGCGTGGAATTACAATGACTGTGGCTGTGAAATACTTTGACACTGAAAAATACCATGTAGTTTTGCTCGACTCCCCTGGTCATAAAGATTTTGTTCCTAATATGATATCTGGTGCTACACAAGCTGATGCAGCTGTCCTAGTTGTTGATGCATCCATAGGCTCATTTGAAGCAGGCATGGGTGTTAATGGGATTGGTCAGACAAAGGAGCACTCACAACTTATTAGGAGCTTTGGTGTTGAGAACTTGATAGTTGCTGTTAATAAGATGGATATGGTGGAATATTCGAAAGACCGGTTTAATTTTGTTAAATCGCAACTTGGAATCTTTCTTCGATCATGTGGGTTCAAAGACTCTTCAATCACCTGGGTTCCTTTGAGTGCAATGGCGAACGAAAACTTAATGACCACTGCCTCAGATTCTCGTCTTTTGTCATG GTACAATGGAAATTGTCTGCTAAAATCCATTGACTCATTGCCTCCTCCTCAACGTGATGTTTCAAGGCCACTACGCCTTCCAATCTGTGATGTTATTGCATCTATCACACTGGGACAGATGGCATTTTGTGGTAAAGTTGAGGCTGGGGGAATCCGAACTGGTTCTAAG GTTCTTGTCATGCCATCCGGAGACTTGGCTACAGTTAAAACCATCGAGCGGGATTCCTCTAGTTGCAACTTGGCAAGAGCCGGGGACAACATTGCTGTTGGTCTGCAAGGGATGGACCCTAGTCACCTAGTGTCAGGTGGAGTTATATGCCATCCAGATTTCCCCGTGCACGTTGCTTCTCGCTTGGAGCTGAAAATTTTGGTTCTAGAAATCACCACACCAATACTGGTTGGCCTGCAG TTTGAACTGCACATACATCATGCGAGGGTGTCTGCAAGCTTGGTTAAAATACTGTCGTTGTTGGACCAGAAGACCGGCAAGGCCTCAAAGAAAATGCCACGCTTGCTCACCACGAGGCAGGCTGCTGTAGTTGAA GTAAAGCTGGACAAGGAAGTCTGCGTGGAAGAGTTCTCAGCTCTGAAGGCCCTTGGTCGAGTGTTCCTGCGGTCTCGCGGCAACACCGTTGCAGTGGGCATTGTGACCCGAATTCTGGACGAGGCTTAA
- the LOC120642120 gene encoding HBS1-like protein isoform X3, translating into MDALHKTYMPSKKRHSNIVPFKFDTPSPDDMVTTGLKSSINLRKEVQIKDSVDATGKKLMDSGILQTEKDTSMDPSTSAGVDKLGGTSSSVLSSNQHVTPILDHELQHLSLESKPKSSKPKIKKPASISEYKPEPWMLQSDDQEIRRQINLAVVGHVDSGKSTLCGRLLHALGLISKKQMHKYEKEAKEKGKGSFAYAWAMDEGPDERERGITMTVAVKYFDTEKYHVVLLDSPGHKDFVPNMISGATQADAAVLVVDASIGSFEAGMGVNGIGQTKEHSQLIRSFGVENLIVAVNKMDMVEYSKDRFNFVKSQLGIFLRSCGFKDSSITWVPLSAMANENLMTTASDSRLLSWYNGNCLLKSIDSLPPPQRDVSRPLRLPICDVIASITLGQMAFCGKVEAGGIRTGSKVLVMPSGDLATVKTIERDSSSCNLARAGDNIAVGLQGMDPSHLVSGGVICHPDFPVHVASRLELKILVLEITTPILVGLQFELHIHHARVSASLVKILSLLDQKTGKASKKMPRLLTTRQAAVVEVKLDKEVCVEEFSALKALGRVFLRSRGNTVAVGIVTRILDEA; encoded by the exons ATGGATGCTCTGCATAAGACATACATGCCCAGCAAAAAGCGCCACAGTAACATAG TGCCCTTCAAGTTTGATACGCCATCTCCTGATGACATGGTTACTACAGGCTTAAAATCATCAATAAATCTTAGAAAAG AGGTTCAAATAAAAGATTCAGTTGATGCCACCGGAAAGAAGTTAATGGATAGTGGTATTCTTCAAACTGAAAAGGATACAAGTATGGATCCAAGTACATCAGCTGGGGTGGATAAACTTGGCGGAACTAGTAGCAGTGTTCTTTCCAGTAATCAACATGTAACTCCTATTTTGGACCATGAGCTACAGCATTTGAGTTTGGAGAGCAAGCCGAAGAGCAGTAAACCCAAGATTAAGAAACCAGCTTCTATTTCAGAGTACAAGCCAGAACCATGGATGCTCCAGAGTGACGATCAAGAAATACgtagacaaataaatcttgccGTT GTTGGTCATGTTGATTCTGGGAAATCAACTTTATGCGGTCGATTACTACATGCTCTGGGATTGATTTCAAAAAAGCAAATGCATAAATATGAGAAAGAAGCTAAAGAAAAG GGGAAAGGATCATTTGCATATGCTTGGGCCATGGATGAGGGCCCTGATGAGAGGGAGCGTGGAATTACAATGACTGTGGCTGTGAAATACTTTGACACTGAAAAATACCATGTAGTTTTGCTCGACTCCCCTGGTCATAAAGATTTTGTTCCTAATATGATATCTGGTGCTACACAAGCTGATGCAGCTGTCCTAGTTGTTGATGCATCCATAGGCTCATTTGAAGCAGGCATGGGTGTTAATGGGATTGGTCAGACAAAGGAGCACTCACAACTTATTAGGAGCTTTGGTGTTGAGAACTTGATAGTTGCTGTTAATAAGATGGATATGGTGGAATATTCGAAAGACCGGTTTAATTTTGTTAAATCGCAACTTGGAATCTTTCTTCGATCATGTGGGTTCAAAGACTCTTCAATCACCTGGGTTCCTTTGAGTGCAATGGCGAACGAAAACTTAATGACCACTGCCTCAGATTCTCGTCTTTTGTCATG GTACAATGGAAATTGTCTGCTAAAATCCATTGACTCATTGCCTCCTCCTCAACGTGATGTTTCAAGGCCACTACGCCTTCCAATCTGTGATGTTATTGCATCTATCACACTGGGACAGATGGCATTTTGTGGTAAAGTTGAGGCTGGGGGAATCCGAACTGGTTCTAAG GTTCTTGTCATGCCATCCGGAGACTTGGCTACAGTTAAAACCATCGAGCGGGATTCCTCTAGTTGCAACTTGGCAAGAGCCGGGGACAACATTGCTGTTGGTCTGCAAGGGATGGACCCTAGTCACCTAGTGTCAGGTGGAGTTATATGCCATCCAGATTTCCCCGTGCACGTTGCTTCTCGCTTGGAGCTGAAAATTTTGGTTCTAGAAATCACCACACCAATACTGGTTGGCCTGCAG TTTGAACTGCACATACATCATGCGAGGGTGTCTGCAAGCTTGGTTAAAATACTGTCGTTGTTGGACCAGAAGACCGGCAAGGCCTCAAAGAAAATGCCACGCTTGCTCACCACGAGGCAGGCTGCTGTAGTTGAA GTAAAGCTGGACAAGGAAGTCTGCGTGGAAGAGTTCTCAGCTCTGAAGGCCCTTGGTCGAGTGTTCCTGCGGTCTCGCGGCAACACCGTTGCAGTGGGCATTGTGACCCGAATTCTGGACGAGGCTTAA